A genomic window from Vigna radiata var. radiata cultivar VC1973A chromosome 2, Vradiata_ver6, whole genome shotgun sequence includes:
- the LOC106755882 gene encoding uncharacterized protein LOC106755882: MEITKIIIAVLLFVSCLSVQANAYYYRQCSTKGTRCYGKYIRCPNECPSSESTDPKAKVCHIDCDKPICRAVCRSRKPNCNAPGSGCYDPRFIGGDGRVFYFHGKSNEHFSLVSDSSLQINARFIGHRPAGRARDYTWIQALGILFNSKSLSLEAPKRSQWNEDVDHLKFTYNGDHLVLPEGPLSSWKSPEKDVKVERVAARNSVIVTLEDVAEILVNVVPVTKEDDAVHNYQVPEDDCFAHFEIQFRFFGLSPKVDGVLGRTYREDFENPAKVGVAMPVVGGEDKYRTTSLLSPNCASCVFSPFTSHHTQPTQVTPESMATLDCSKFSYGLGIVCKK, translated from the exons ATGGAGATCACCAAAATCATAATTGCTGTGTTATTGTTTGTGTCATGTTTGAGTGTGCAGGCCAATGCATACTATTACAGGCAATGTAGCACCAAAGGAACTCGATGCTATGGAAAATATATTAGATGTCCGAATGAGTGTCCCAGCAGTGAATCAACAGATCCTAAGGCTAAGGTTTGTCATATTGATTGCGACAAACCCATATGCAGAGCAGTATGCAGAA GTCGCAAACCAAACTGCAATGCACCAGGATCAGGTTGCTACGATCCCCGTTTCATTGGTGGGGATGGAAGAGTGTTCTACTTCCATGGAAAGAGCAACGAACACTTCTCCTTAGTATCAGACTCCTCCCTTCAAATCAATGCTCGCTTCATTGGACACAGGCCAGCAGGTAGAGCCAGAGACTACACATGGATTCAAGCCCTTGGAATCCTCTTCAACTCCAAAAGCTTATCACTTGAAGCACCCAAAAGATCCCAATGGAATGAAGATGTTGACCATCTCAAATTCACATACAACGGAGACCATCTGGTTCTTCCTGAGGGCCCTCTCTCCTCTTGGAAGTCTCCAGAAAAAGATGTGAAAGTGGAGAGAGTAGCAGCCAGGAACAGTGTGATAGTGACCCTTGAAGATGTTGCTGAGATATTGGTGAATGTGGTGCCAGTGACCAAAGAAGATGATGCAGTTCACAACTACCAAGTGCCTGAGGATGATTGCTTTGCTCACTTTGAaattcaattcaggttctttgGGTTGTCTCCTAAGGTGGATGGTGTGCTTGGGAGGACTTACAGGGAAGATTTTGAGAACCCTGCAAAGGTTGGTGTGGCAATGCCTGTTGTTGGAGGAGAGGACAAATACAGGACTACCTCCTTGCTTTCTCCAAACTGTGCTTCTTGTGTCTTCTCTCCATTTACTTCCCATCACACTCAACCCACTCAAGTCACTCCAGAGTCCATGGCCACCCTTGATTGCTCCAAGTTTTCCTATGGCTTGGGAATCGTTTGCAAGAAATGA
- the LOC111240804 gene encoding protein SPIRAL1-like 3 has translation MGRGVSAGSGQGSLGYLFGSGEPTNNVQSANQAAHTQNASAPSPPVEKQQSPAPVEKQIPAGIPGSLKNNYHHADDQNCGNFLTAPDLLLAIEGYPSDVNLFCRSHLCVFIFNNCDASNFSQQFHCFHPSQ, from the coding sequence ATGGGTCGTGGTGTGAGTGCTGGTAGTGGCCAGGGTTCCTTGGGTTACCTCTTTGGCAGTGGGGAGCCTACCAACAATGTTCAAAGTGCTAACCAGGCTGCACACACTCAAAATGCTAGTGCTCCTTCACCACCAGTTGAAAAGCAGCAAAGTCCAGCACCAGTTGAAAAGCAAATTCCTGCTGGAATTCCTGGAAGTCTCAAAAACAATTACCATCATGCCGATGACCAAAATTGTGGCAACTTTCTCACTGCTCCAGATTTGTTGTTAGCTATTGAAGGCTACCCATCCGACGTCAATCTCTTTTGTCGAAGTCATTTATGTGTGTTTATCTTTAACAACTGTGATGCTTCCAATTTCAGTCAACAATTTCACTGTTTCCACCCTTCACAGTGA